A window of the Salvelinus namaycush isolate Seneca unplaced genomic scaffold, SaNama_1.0 Scaffold257, whole genome shotgun sequence genome harbors these coding sequences:
- the cars1 gene encoding cysteine--tRNA ligase, cytoplasmic isoform X5, whose product MGHARSYISFDILRRILMNYFKYDVFYCMNITDIDDKIIRRARQNYLLEQYREKKPAAAQILQDVLSARGPFQAKLAETTDPDKKQMLERLDSAVAAALGPLQGAVESKAGEADIQRLAQVLLEKAKDLLSDWLDAQFGSQVTENSIFSLLPKFWEGEYHNDMDALNVLPPDVLTRVSEYCPEIVDFVKKILDNGFGYESNGSVYFDTAKFDTSQKHAYGKLVPEAVGDMKALQEGEGDLSVSADQLSEKRSQNDFALWKASKPGEPSWDSPWGKGRPGWHIECSAMAGSILGESMDIHGGGFDLRFPHHDNELAQSEAYFENDHWVRYFLHTGHLTIAGCKMSKSLKNFITIKDALAKNTARQLRLAFLMHSWKDTLDYSSNTMESAVHYEKFLNEFFLNVKDILRAPCDITGQFEKWEAAEMELNESFYERKAAVHEALCDNVDTRCTMEEMRALVTQSNTYIASRKSSKLQPNRMLMKSIALYLTDMLKTFGAIEGSEPIGFPVGGDGHHVDMETTVMPYLKVLSDFRESVRKIAREQNVTEVLQLCDVVRNDTLPELGVRLEDHEGLPTVVKLVDKETLLRERNEKKKMEDEKKNKKEEAAKKKQEQELAKLAKMKISPCDMFRSETDKYSGFDETGFPTRDVEGKDLSKGQTKKLRKLYEVQEKLHQEYLQTNQNGC is encoded by the exons ATGGGACATGCCAG ATCTTACATATCTTTTGATATCCTCCGAAGGATTCTGATGAACTATTTCAAATATGACGTGTTCTACTGTATGAACATTACTGACATAGATGACAAG atcaTCAGGCGGGCCAGACAGAACTACCTCCTGGAACAGTACAGGGAGAAGAAGCCAGCGGCTGCCCAGATACTACAGGATGTCCTTAGTGCCAGAGGG CCCTTCCAGGCCAAGCTGGCCGAGACCACAGACCCAGACAAGAAACAGATGCTGGAGAGGCTGGACTCTGCCGTCGCTGCTGCCCTGGGACCCCTGCAGGGGGCGGTGGAGAGCAAGGCTGGGGAGGCTGACATACAACGCCTGGCTCAG GTGTTACTGGAGAAGGCCAAAGACCTGCTGTCTGATTGGTTGGATGCTCAATTTGGCAGTCAAGTGACCGAGAACTCCATCTTCTCTCTTCTTCCAAAGTTCTGGGAAGGGGAGTACCACAACGACATGGACGCCTTGAAT GTCCTTCCCCCGGACGTACTCACCCGCGTCAGCGAGTACTGCCCAGAGATCGTGGACTTTGTGAAGAAGATCCTAGACAATGGCTTCGG GTACGAGTCCAACGGTTCAGTTTATTTTGACACAGCCAAGTTTGACACCAGCCAGAAGCACGCGTACGGCAAGCTGGTACCTGAAGCGGTCGGGGACATGAAAGCTCTGCAGGAGGGAGAGG GAGATCTGAGTGTCTCAGCAGACCAGCTCAGTGAGAAGAGGTCGCAGAATGACTTTGCCCTGTGGAAGGCCTCTAAGCCGGGGGAGCCGTCCTGGGACTCACCCTGGGGAAAGGGACGGCCTGGCTGGCATATCGAATGTTCTGCTATGGCTGGTTCCATCTTGGGAGAGTCCATGGACATCCACGGAGGAGGGTTTGACCTCCGATTCCCCCATCACGATAATGAGTTGGCTCAGTCCGAG GCTTACTTTGAGAACGACCACTGGGTTCGCTACTTCCTGCACACTGGTCACCTGACCATCGCAGGCTGCAAGATGTCCAAATCTCTCAAGAACTTCATCACCATCAAGGATGCCCTGGCAAAGAACACAG CTCGGCAGCTCCGTCTAGCCTTCCTGATGCATTCCTGGAAGGACACCCTGGATTACTCCTCCAACACCATGGAGTCAGCTGTCCACTATGAGAAATTCCTGAAT GAGTTTTTCCTCAACGTCAAAGACATTCTCCGAGCTCCCTGTGACATCACCGGACAGTTTGAGAAGTGGGAGGCAGCGGAGATGGAGCTCAACGAGAG TTTCTATGAGAGGAAGGCAGCAGTCCACGAGGCGCTGTGTGACAACGTGGACACGCGCTGCACCATGGAGGAGATGAGGGCGCTGGTGACCCAGAGCAACACCTACATAGCCAGTAGGAAGAGCTCCAAGCTGCAGCCCAACCGCATGCTGATGAAGAGCATCGCTCTCTACCTGACTGACATGCTCAAG ACCTTTGGGGCCATTGAAGGGTCCGAGCCTATTGGATTCCCAGTGGGAGGAGATGGTCACCATGTGGAT ATGGAGACCACAGTGATGCCCTATCTGAAGGTGCTGTCAGACTTCAGAGAATCTGTTCGCAAAATCGCCAGAGAACAGAATG TGACAGAGGTGCTACAGCTGTGTGACGTGGTCCGTAATGACACCTTACCTGAGCTGGGGGTGCGTCTAGAAGACCATGAAG GTCTTCCCACTGTGGTGAAGCTGGTGGATAAAGAGACCCTGCTGAGGGAGAGGAATGAGAAAAAGAAGATGGAGGACGAGAAGAAGAACAAGAAAGAGGAGGCTGCCAAGaagaagcaggagcaggag TTGGCCAAACTTGCAAAGATGAAAATCTCCCCATGCGATATGTTCCGCTCTGAAACCGACAAGTATTCCGGCTTTGATGAAACG GGTTTCCCCACGCGTGATGTGGAGGGGAAGGATCTCAGTAAGGGACAGACCAAGAAGCTGCGGAAACTCTACGAGGTCCAGGAGAAACTGCACCAAGAGTATCTCCAGACCAATCAGAATGGCTGCTGA